AAGACATCTATGTTATCACACATACGACACTACCCACTAgaaaagtactacctccgtcctggtttattggtctttattgtatttcgtgtcaaatttgaccatgtattaaactaacaaaatgttcatttatgtcaccaaaaattatatcattgaatatATATATGTTCAAATACCAATCCAACAATATAgttttgttgacatgcatcaaTATTTCGTTAGTTAAATTTttgatcaaaatttggcacaaattacaAAAGAGATCTATAAACAAGGACGAAGGTAGTAGTAACatgtgcatgttactagtctaagttactctccattATGCCCAGCCCCACGGCAATGTATACAGCCATCAATCATAGCTATAGCACATCCGCACGTACAATCATCTTTATATCTGGTCCTGCATTGATATGCACATGCATAGTCATCTCCTTCCTCGCGTATCTCGGACAGACATCAGTACACCGCCCAGCTGGCGATTTTATGGGAGACACAACAAGTCTGCATCAACTTACGTGCAACTCCACTGATCGAAAGTTCACAGAAATATTTCACTTAGCGACAAACAGAAAACACATGAAAGTTGCACATAGTTCTGCAGTACCACTGCATAGATTGTTGGCACATGGAAATTGCGGTGGTTACCACTTGGACATGACCACCAAATCATTTTCATCTTATCAACTTGTAGCGTTCCCCATCGGCTTTCCGTCGAACCGTCCACCAAATTATGATGTAAACATGGTTGCAATTATTGTTGTTTTGATGCCCGTTATTCAGGTCCCATGCATGCGTCGATGAGTTTGGGTTGCATGTATGGACCTACAAAATATGAATGTCAAAAGGGCCCTTGAAAAATATGTATGCTAAATAACAATATTGGGTGTTCGCTGTCGTTGAAATGAGTGTATCTTGACGTGTTTCagtgtgtagattcacttatttcagTGGTAGTTAATTACGAACGGAGTATACTGTAAAACAGAGCAATTTTCGGTCCCCATTGCAATACATAGGCACAAGTTCAATCATTATGCCTAAAAATAATTGTTTCTCTATGTCCTTAGTATGTTAGTCCATTGTATGGATTTTCTCGAGTAGGAAAGTCTGTAGGCTCAAAGCTTTCATGCATAGTTAGTACTACCATGTCGGTTATGTGTATTTCTTTATTCAGCATGCTAATTTCTTCTTAACAATGCTGAATTGATATTAGACTAAAATCTTGAGAGTACTTGATGTGAATAAGGTAAGTATCTCTACTATTAGGGCAGTCTATACATCATCTCCTTTCGATTCATCAACACCAGCGAACGAGGACATTGCCTTTTGTATTACTGTCTCATTTATTTTTGTCAACACATAAGCTCGTGACCTGGTTGTGGCCGTCGTACCCGGAGAAGGTGCGGTGCTGCAGTGAGCAACAGGCTGCGTCGTCATGGTGGTTGCCCTCGGTTATGACGTAGTGCACTCCTTGTGACCCGGAATTGGCCTGGGACGTCGGGGGGAGAGGAGGGGGGCCAGGGACGTCATGGAAGGGAGGGGAAACCACGGTGAGAGCAAGATNNNNNNNNNNNNNNNNNNNNNNNNNNNNNNNNNNNNNNNNNNNNNNNNNNNNNNNNNNNNNNNNNNNNNNNNNNNNNNNNNNNNNNNNNNNNNNNNNNNNNNNNNNNNNNNNNNNNNNNNNNNNNNNNNNNNNNNNNNNNNNNNNNNNNNNNNNNNNNNNNNNNNNNNNNNNNNNNNNNNNNNNNNNNNNNNNNNNNNNNNNNNNNNNNNNNNNNNNNNNNNNNNNNNNNNNNNNNNNNNNNNNNNNNNNNNNNNNNNNNNNNNNNNNNNNNNNNNNNNNNNNNNNNNNNNNNNNNNNNNNNNNNNNNNNNNNNNNNNNNNNNNNNNNNNNNNNNNNNNNNNNNNNNNNNNNNNNNNNNNNNNNNNNNNNNNNNNNNNNNNNNNNNNNNNNNNNNNNNNNNNNNNNNNNNNNNNNNNNNNNNNNNNNNNNNNNNNNNNNNNNNNNNNNNNNNNNNNNNNNNNNNNNNNNNNNNNNNNNNNNNNNNNNNNNNNNNNNNNNNNNNNNNNNNNNNNNNNNNNNNNNNNNNNNNNNNNNNNNNNNNNNNNNNNNNNNNNNNNNNNNNNNNNNNNNNNNNNNNNNNNNNNNNNNNNNNNNNNNNNNNNNNNNNNNNNNNNNNNNNNNNNNNNNNNNNNNNNNNNNNNNNNNNNNNNNNNNNNNNNNNNNNNNNNNNNNNNNNNNNNNNNNNNNNNNNNNNNNNNNNNNNNNNNNNNNNNNNNNNNNNNNNNNNNNNNNNNNNNNNNNNNNNNNNNNNNNNNNNNNNNNNNNNNNNNNNNNNNNNNNNNNNNNNNNNNNNNNNNNNNNNNNNNNNNNNNNNNNNNNNNNNNNNNNNNNNNNNNNNNNNNNNNNNNNNNNNNNNNNNNNNNNNNNNNNNNNNNNNNNNNNNNNNNNNNNNNNNNNNNNNNNNNNNNNNNNNNNNNNNNNNNNNNNNNNNNNNNNNNNNNNNNNNNNNNNNNNNNNNNNNNNNNNNNNNNNNNNNNNNNNNNNNNNNNNNNNNNNNNNNNNNNNNNNNNNNNNNNNNNNNNNNNNNNNNNNNNNNNNNNNNNNNNNNNNNNNNNNNNNNNNNNNNNNNNNNNNNNNNNNNNNNNNNNNNNNNNNNNNNNNNNNNNNNNNNNNNNNNNNNNNNNNNNNNNNNNNNNNNNNNNNNNNNNNNNNNNNNNNNNNNNNNNNNNNNNNNNNNNNNNNNNNNNNNNNNNNNNNNNNNNNNNNNNNNNNNNNNNNNNNNNNNNNNNNNNNNNNNNNNNNNNNNNNNNNNNNNNNNNNNNNNNNNNNNNNNNNNNNNNNNNNNNNNNNNNNNNNNNNNNNNNNNNNNNNNNNNNNNNNNNNNNNNNNNNNNNNNNNNNNNNNNNNNNNNNNNNNNNNNNNNNNNNNNNNNNNNNNNNNNNNNNNNNNNNNNNNNNNNNNNNNNNNNNNNNNNNNNNNNNNNNNNNNNNNNNNNNNNNNNNNNNNNNNNNNNNNNNNNNNNNNNNNNNNNNNNNNNNNNNNNNNNNNNNNNNNNNNNNNNNNNNNNNNNNNNNNNNNNNNNNNNNNNNNNNNNNNNNNNNNNNNNNNNNNNNNNNNNNNNNNNNNNNNNNNNNNNNNNNNNNNNNNNNNNNNNNNNNNNNNNNNNNNNNNNNNNNNNNNNNNNNNNNNNNNNNNNNNNNNNNNNNNNNNNNNNNNNNNNNNNNNNNNNNNNNNNNNNNNNNNNNNNNNNNNNNNNNNNNNNNNNNNNNNNNNNNNNNNNNNNNNNNNNNNNNNNNNNNNNNNNNNNNNNNNNNNNNNNNNNNNNNNNNNNNNNNNNNNNNNNNNNNNNNNNNNNNNNNNNNNNNNNNNNNNNNNNNNNNNNNNNNNNNNNNNNNNNNNNNNNNNNNNNNNNNNNNNNNNNNNNNNNNNNNNNNNNNNNNNNNNNNNNNNNNNNNNNNNNNNNNNNNNNNNNNNNNNNNNNNNNNNNNNNNNNNNNNNNNNNNNNNNNNNNNNNNNNNNNNNNNNNNNNNNNNNNNNNNNNNNNNNNNNNNNNNNNNNNNNNNNNNNNNNNNNNNNNNNNNNNNNNNNNNNNNNNNNNNNNNNNNNNNNNNNNNNNNNNNNNNNNNNNNNNNNNNNNNNNNNNNNNNNNNNNNNNNNNNNNNNNNNNNNNNNNNNNNNNNNNNNNNNNNNNNNNNNNNNNNNNNNNNNNNNNNNNNNNNNNNNNNNNNNNNNNNNNNNNNNNNNNNNNNNNNNNNNNNNNNNNNNNNNNNNNNNNNNNNNNNNNNNNNNNNNNNNNNNNNNNNNNNNNNNNNNNNNNNNNNNNNNNNNNNNNNNNNNNNNNNNNNNNNNNNNNNNNNNNNNNNNNNNNNNNNNNNNNNNNNNNNNNNNNNNNNNNNNNNNNNNNNNNNNNNNNNNNNNNNNNNNNNNNNNNNNNNNNNNNNNNNNNNNNNNNNNNNNNNNNNNNNNNNNNNNNNNNNNNNNNNNNNNNNNNNNNNNNNNNNNNNNNNNNNNNNNNNNNNNNNNNNNNNNNNNNNNNNNNNNNNNNNNNNNNNNNNNNNNNNNNNNNNNNNNNNNNNNNNNNNNNNNNNNNNNNNNNNNNNNNNNNNNNNNNNNNNNNNNNNNNNNNNNNNNNNNNNNNNNNNNNNNNNNNNNNNNNNNNNNNNNNNNNNNNNNNNNNNNNNNNNNNNNNNNNNNNNNNNNNNNNNNNNNNNNNNNNNNNNNNNNNNNNNNNNNNNNNNNNNNNNNNNNNNNNNNNNNNNNNNNNNNNNNNNNNNNNNNNNNNNNNNNNNNNNNNNNNNNNNNNNNNNNNNNNNNNNAGAGCAAGGTTGGTGGGTATGCGATGTGACTGTGAGCGTTGTGTCGTGCGGTGAGAGAGTGAATTTCTTTTTAAAAAGATAAGAAGAAAAAGACCGATTATTTGCTTTTTTTCGGGAAAAGAGACTGTTTGCTATGAGAGAATGTCACTTACTTTTTTTTACATAGTGAAAATTACTACAAATCCTAACAAGTTGTTTCTGGAGAATAATTATCAACAAGTGATTTTTTTCGGTGATATCAACAAGTAATTTATAGGTAGGCTTATAGGTTATTAAAACTGGGATGCAACTCGTTCTACTAAAAAGCATGATGCCACTCACTCTGACTAAAAACGGCCATATGCTTGCATCTAGCAGCAGTCcaatgaatatatattgtatatgagcttattttattttttaatataTGTTTACATGGTCACATGCTTACATCTAGCAGCAGTCCAATGGATATATACTGTGTATGCGCCTAttttattttttaatatatatttaCTTCTATAGATAGGAGAAAAAACCTGATGTCTTCGGATGATGCTTTGAAAATGTGGATTGATAAAGTTACTAACGTAATTATGACGGATCAGACTCAAAACTAATCGAGTTTTACACAATCAGAAAAATGCATGTAAATAATTGTTCTTCTTCTGCATACATGCTGCACATGATTATACAGAAGGTGTATTTTATATGTGTTTATTTTTGTATATTATGATAGAGATGGAGATGGACTATGTCGACGTTCAAAAATAATATATCAACAAGGGTCTCAAGACGATGTCGTTGAAAAGGGTCAAAACCTCAAAATAAATAAGGCCCTGTTTGTTTCATAAGTCCTATGACTTTTttaagtcccaacttataagtcataagtccctacctgtttgtttacagggacttataaGTCTCGAGTCCCgacctgtttgtttacagggacttataagtctcgagtccctacctgtttgtttacagggacttataaGTCCATGTTGCACCGCTGCAACGAGGCTCGGGAGAGGGCCTGTCCGGCGATTGGAGGCACCGCTGCAACGGACCGAGGCAGAACGaaccgaggcggggcggcgacggggcgagagGCCGGGCGGCGAACGGAgcgagaggcgaggcggcggcggcaattGGACAGAGAGGCAGGCGGCATGCGGGGAACGAGCTTGGAGCGACGCGGGGTAGGTCTGGCCCGGGATAAGTCCCAATAAGCTCCTCCCTGAGAGTCTTATTTGATAAGTCCCAAATCATCACAATAAGTCCCAATAAGTCCCTTGTGTTTGGTTTAGGTGGACTTATAGGGACTCCCTAAACtaataagtccctgaaaacaaacaccctaTAAACTAAAAGGCCCGTGGCAACTCAAATTGGCATTTCCGTGTATATCGGCATGAAAATTAATGGTAGCTATAGCACATCCGCACGTACAATCATCTTTATATCTGGTCCTGCATTGATATGCACATGCATAGTCATCTCCTTCCTCGCGTATCTCGGACAGACATCAGTACACCGCCCAGCTGGCGATTTTATGGGAGACACGACAAGTCTGCATCAACGTACGTGCAACTCCATTGATCGAAAGTTCACAGAAATATTTCACTTAGCGACAAACAGAAAACACATGAAAGTTGCACATAGTTCAGCAGTACCACTGCACAGATTGTTGGCACATGGAAATTGCGGTGGTTACCACTTGGGCATGACCACCAAATCATTTTCATCTTATCAACTTGTAGCGTTCCCCATCGGGTTGCCGTCGAACCGTCCGATCCTGAAGTGCTCGAGCTCCACGCCAGCCTCTGCCGCCGTCCCTGACTCACCGTCCAACGCCATCTCAGCAAGGATCCTCCCGATGGCAGGGCCCATCTTGAACCCGTGACCAGAGAACCCGGCGCCGACAACCACGTCCCTCCCGAACTCCTCGCCGCCCAGGAAGTCGATCACGAAGTCCTCGTCGGGCGTCATGGAGTACATGCACGCCTGCCGGAGCACCGGCCCGCCGGCAGTGTCGACGTGGCCCGGCATCACCTCGTCGATCCACCGTGCCACGGGATCCGCCAGCCCACCCTCGCCCTCGGTGGTGCCGACGGTCCAGTCCCTGCTGTCTGGGTCACACGGCGGCCCGCCGTGCATGGCGATCTTGATCAGGCCCGGGTACTCCATCGACGGCGTGCTGTAGATGCACGGGTCACCGTAGCTCGAAAACGTCGGGAAACCGGCCTCCGTCGTGAGCTCGCGCTCGTGGCCGGGCTTCACCTTCCAGTAGCAGAGGAGGGTGTGGAGCGGCTGCACCGGCAGGTCGGAACCGGTGACGGACTTCACCTGCTTGCTCGTCCACGCACCCACCGTGATGATGCACTTGGCGGCATGGAACTCCTCGCCGCTTGATGTCTTCACCACGATCGTCGTTCCTTCTCCTGGTCAAAATATTTCAAGTTTGGTTACTTTGATTGGTCTCGTTTCACTTCGTGTATACATGATGGATGCATGGACGATGCCAACTGAAAAATGCAATAATTGTACAATACTCAAATTGGCATTTGCGTGTATAACGGCATCGAAATTATGACGGTACGGCAGTGTCATATGCACCGGTAAAATCCTCCATAAATTGTAAAGTATGAACAAATCTTCTGTCTAAACATAGGCAGACCAGCACAGAATTTGTTAAACCAAAGCTAACTCAGCCGCTCGGCTCGGCTCACGTGCATGAGGCGATGTATGGAAATGCACTGACCTTTCTTTCCGGCGACGACGTCGATCACCTCCGTCCTGTCTCTCACGACGGCGCCCATCTTGGCGGCGAGCGCCTGGAACATGGCCACGGCCTTGGTTGCCTTGATCACCCCGCCCAGCTCGCTGCTCGCCGCCGCCCACCCCTCCGGCACCCTGAACGCCTCCGCCCACGCCGGCCGCGGCGCGGCCCCCGTCGGTGCGAGCTCGGTGGCGCCGCTGGCGACGACGGCGCGGAAGTTGGGATCGTCCCGGGGCCCCAGGTCGAGGTGCGGGGTGGGCGTGAGCACGGCGTACCCGGCGTCCCGCTGGGCGTCGTCCCAGAGGCGGCGCGCGAGGCGGACCATAGGCGGGTAGTGCGGCTGCGGGTAGGTGTCGCGGATGGCGCGGGACTCGCCGTGCGACGAGCcgcggtggtggaggaggtcgaagcGCTCGAGCAGGAGCACGCGCGCGCCGCGGGACGCCGCCGCGTGCGCCGCGCAGCTGCCCATGAGGCCCGCGCCGACGACGATCACGTCGAAATTGAGCGAGCGCTCGGTAGAAGGAGCAGCCATGGTCGCTGATCGGGGAGATGGTAGGAGCGTGCGAGGCGCTGAGCCGAGGTGGGGGAGAGCGGGAGCGGCAGCGAGCGGCTGGCTTTGCGGAAGGTGGCTAGGGTTTTATGGAATGGTTTGTACAGATAATTCGAGGCATCGTGGCCCTCCAACCAGCGTCATCAAACGGTGCGAATCGCTCCTGTCCACGCGCCGCGGTCTGCGGGGACCACCTGCGGGCACGGGTCGTTTGACGGCTTACCACTTCGCCACTTCCGACGATGGCGGCAAAGTATCCGACGATCTGTTGTTAAGTAGCTCCCCGGTAAGGGCATCTCCGCTCCAACGCGGatcattagagcaactccaatggcggCCCGACCTAAATggacgcgcgtccgcttttcgTCCACGGGCGACCCATTCCTGTCCATTTTTGAGCTGGATTTGCATCAGCGCGGACACGCGACGGACGCGTGCACGCTCGCCTTCTCCTCTTTTCGGGCCCGCTGCTCGGTGGTACATTGGCCTTCCCCCATCCCTCGTCCAACAGCAACCCTCGCCCGCCTCCTTCGTCGTCGACGCCGCCGCCTATTTTTGCCGACGACTCTGCCAGCTGTCGTCGCCTTCACATCCGCCCAACAACGCCGCCCACTCCCCCGTCGCCCGCCACCGCCGTCTTGCAGCTGGGGAGCCGACTGCTTCCCACCCCCGCTCCCCCCACCGCATAGCCGCCCGCGACCAAGAGGAtgcctcgccgccccggccagatactcaccggcacgctcgtcggacgccggcaAGGCAGCTAGCTGGTCCATGCGCGCCGCGACTCCGCTCGCCGGCCGTCTCCTTCGTCGACGCCGGCAAGCTGTTCgccagtttgccaaggtacaaaatggactccgccgacgagttctttttccacaatttcctttgcgactccgacgattcctCGTCCCacgacgaggaggagatattggccgccgttgttggggaacgtagtattttttaaaaattcctacgatcacgcaagatctatctaggagaagcatagcaacgagcggggagaatgtgtccacgtacccttgtagatcgaaagcggaagcgctatatcaacgcggttgatgtagtcgtacgtcttcacgatccgaccgatctcaacgccgaacgtacggcaccttcgtgttcagcacacgttcagctcgatgacgtccctcgtactcttgatccagttggggccgagggagagttccgtcagcacgacggcgtggcaacggtgatgatgaagttaccggcacaaggcttcgcctaagcactacaacgatatgaccaaggtggaaatctgtggacgggggaaccgcacacgactaaagatcaacttgtgtgtctatgggtgtcCCCCTGctaccgtatataaaggagcaagggggaggcgggacggccctcatagggcgcgcccaaggggggcaatcctactccaagtaggagttggatcccccctttcctagtccaactaggagaagaaggaaggagaggggaaagagaaggaaggagggggcgccgccccttcccctggtccaattcggactaggcccatgggggtgcGGCGGCCAGCCCTTGGCTGCCCCTCTTTCTCTCCCCTAGGCCCaagaaggcccattacttctccggtggttccGATAACTCTTCCGGCACTTCGATATATATCcgatgacccccggaactcatccggtgtccaaataacatcatccaatatattttctttatgtctcgaccatttcgagactcctcatcatgtccgtggtctcattcgggacttcgaactaccttcggtacatcaaaacacataaactcatcataccgatcgtcatcgaacgttaagcgtatgtagacatgaccaagactcatatccggtcaataaccaatagcggaacatggatgctcatattggctcctacatattctatgaagatctttatcggtcaaaccgcataacaatatacgttgttccctttgtcatcggtttgttacttgcccaagattcgatcgttggtatcaccatacctagttcaatcttgttaccggcaagtctctttactcgttccgtaatacataatcccatgactaactcattagtcacattgcttgcaaggcttatagtgatgtgcattaccgagagggcccaaagatacctctccgaaacacggagtgacaaatcctaatctcgatctatgcaaacccaacaaacacctgtggagacacctgtagagcacctttataatcacccatttacgttgtgacatttggtagcacacaaagtgttcctccggtattcgggtgttgcataatcccatagtctgaggaacatgtataagtcatgaagagagcagtagcaatgaaactgtaacgatcataatgctaatctaacagatgggtcatgtccatcacatcattctcctaatcatgtgatccagttcatcaaatgacaacacatgtctatggttaggaaacataaccatctttaattaacgagctagtcaagtagaggcatactagggacactatgttttgtctatgtattcacacatgtactaagtttccggttaataaaattctagcatgaataataaacatttatcatgaaataaggaaataaataataacattattatttcctctagggcatatttccttcaagttccatcagcacgacggcgtggcgcggtgatgatgaagttactggcacagggcttcgcctaagcactacgacgatatgaccgaggtggaaaactgtggaggggggcaccgcacatggctaaagatcaacttgtgtgtctatggggtggcccctgcccccgtatataaaggagcaagggggagggcagccggccctcatagggcttgcccaaggggggcaatcctactccaagtaggagttggatcccccctttcctagtccaactaggagaagaaggaaggagaggggaaagagaaggaaggagggggcgccgcccctccccctagtccaattcgtactaggcccatggggggcgtgcGGCCAGCCCTTGGCTGCCCGTCTCTCtcccctaggcccaataaggcccattacttctccggtggttccGATAACTCTTCTAGCACTCCGATATATATCCGGTGACCCCCAGAACTCATCCGgcgtccgaataacatcgtccaatatattattctttatgtctcgactatttagagactcctcctcatgtctgtgatctcatccgggactccgaactaccttaggtacatcaaaacacataaactcataatcctGATCGTCATCgaccattaagcgtgcggaccctacgggttcgagaactatgtagacatgaccgagactcatcttcggtcaataaccaatagcggaacctagatgctcatattggttactacatattctacgaagatctttatcggtcaaaccgcataacaatatatgttgttccctttgtcatcggtgtgttacttgcccgagattcgatcgtcggtatcaccatacctagttcaatttcgttaccggcaagtctctttactcattccataatacatcatcccatgactaactcattagtcacattgcttacaaggcttatagtgatgtgcattaccaagagggcccagagatacctctccggaacacggagtgacaaatcctaatctcgatctatgccaacccaacaaaaaccatcagagacacatgtagatcatctttataatcacccagttacgttgtgacgtttgatagcacactaagtgttcctccagtattcgggagttgcataatctcatagttataggaacatgtataagtcatgaagaaagtaatagcaataaactaaacgatcatagtgctaagctaacggatgggtcttgtccatcacatcattctctaatgatgtgatcctgttcatcaaatgacaacacatgtctatggctaggaaacttaaccatctttgattaactagctagtctagtagaggcatactagggatagtCCGTTTGTCTATGTgtacacacatgtattaagtttccggttaatacaattctagaatgaataataaatatttatcatgatataaggaaatataaataacaactttattattgcctctagggcatatttcctttagtctcccacttgcactagagtcaataatctagattacattgtaatgattctaacacccatggagtcttggtgctgatcatgttttgctcgtgagagaggcttagtcaacgggtctgcaacattcagatccgtatgtatcttgcaaatctctatgtctccttccgacacttgatgacggatggaattgaagtgtctcttgatgtgcttggttctcttgtgaaatctggattccttcgccaaggcaattgctccagtattgtaacaaagattttcattggacctgatgcactaggtatgacaactagatcggatatgaactccttcatccagactccttcatttgatgcttccgaagcagctatgtattccgcttcacacgtagatcccgccacgatgctctgcttagaactgcaccaactgacagctccaccgttcaatataaacacgtatccggtttgtgacttagagtcatccggatcagtgtcaaagcttgcattgaggtaaccacttacgacgagctctttgtgcgtatgagcgagtctacatgcctagagtccctaTATAAGTTCTGCAAAGGCTgttattgctgtgtttggccctgagtacttgagagagccgacaactgaagatacaacccgtttgttggtgatgaatgccagcaggggcttcctagggatgcttggcagcatagactgcatgcaatgggagtggaagaactgaccTTATGCTTGGCAAGGGCGGTATATgggccatgtcagggcttgcactgtcatactagaggccgtggagtctcaagatctctggatctggcactctttctttgacATGACTGGATCACACaacgatatcaacgtgcttcagtgctccccggtgtttgctaggcttgccgaaggcaacagcccaccggtgaactttactgtcaacggccacAACTATGACAAATGATACTACCTAGGTGACGATATCTAttctcagtggaccactattgtcaagacaatacccaaccctgtcggagataagaggaaaagatttgcaagagagtgctaggaaggatgtcgagcatgcctttggtgttttgcaatctcgatggggcatcgtttggtatcctgctaatacctggAGCATGCAGAAACTGTggaaggtgatgactgcttgtgtgatcatgcacaatatgatcgtagaagacgagcgtccagaacgtctgtacgatcaagggtttcagcttcagggtgagaatgttgtgcctgagcatggaggagcggcaacgtttgaacagttcacccaatttcGTGAAAACATGCGTGATTGGGAAAATTGTGTCCAAGcaaaataatttggttgagcatatgtgggctcatgttggcaatcaatagatatatcttcttttattcgtttgcaaaactatgtgaaacatttttatttgtATTCTGCTTGTAAAACTATACTATTTTATTTGGTTTAAACTATGTTATTTGACAATATGTTTGAATACAAATTAATGTAAAATTGGGCGGCCAGCCGGCCACGCCGGCacatatgggtcggcgcgttgggcgcgctgccgacccatatcaaaaacagggcggacgccgggcgggcggccgatccaaacggacaaaaagcgaacgaaatcgccgtccgtttgggtcgccccattggagttgctcttaaatcACCCGCATACATTCAGATCGTGCTGTCCAGATGTGTTGTGTCATCCAATGCGTGCCTGTATCGATCCGTCGAGCGATCCATACTCACTTTTTCTCCCAAAGTGGAGGGCACCGGGACGCATTGCGGGAGTGTGGACAACAACCATGTAGGA
Above is a window of Triticum dicoccoides isolate Atlit2015 ecotype Zavitan chromosome 5B, WEW_v2.0, whole genome shotgun sequence DNA encoding:
- the LOC119310929 gene encoding probable sarcosine oxidase, which produces MAAPSTERSLNFDVIVVGAGLMGSCAAHAAASRGARVLLLERFDLLHHRGSSHGESRAIRDTYPQPHYPPMVRLARRLWDDAQRDAGYAVLTPTPHLDLGPRDDPNFRAVVASGATELAPTGAAPRPAWAEAFRVPEGWAAASSELGGVIKATKAVAMFQALAAKMGAVVRDRTEVIDVVAGKKGEGTTIVVKTSSGEEFHAAKCIITVGAWTSKQVKSVTGSDLPVQPLHTLLCYWKVKPGHERELTTEAGFPTFSSYGDPCIYSTPSMEYPGLIKIAMHGGPPCDPDSRDWTVGTTEGEGGLADPVARWIDEVMPGHVDTAGGPVLRQACMYSMTPDEDFVIDFLGGEEFGRDVVVGAGFSGHGFKMGPAIGRILAEMALDGESGTAAEAGVELEHFRIGRFDGNPMGNATS